One segment of Anopheles stephensi strain Indian chromosome 3, UCI_ANSTEP_V1.0, whole genome shotgun sequence DNA contains the following:
- the LOC118509848 gene encoding protein dimmed-like, producing MRSDLSDDKHSVQLAAAEIAESSDTSGFYELASNGSTNGIINGSGHHSHHHHQQQQQQQHHSQPHHPHQHHHHQQQQQHHQHHHQHHTSHHTAHAQHQHELQQDKNANLLQSESLTTHSTGGVTLRATARPKRATRRMQMEATIDPDMTDSSSQSDDTSCGSSRTGSRGSNGGRSGQGAAGNGSSSSSAARRRKGAMNAKERNLRRLESNERERMRMHSLNDAFQSLREVIPHVKKERRLSKIETLTLAKNYITALTDVIIVMRGEGEAAAAANAGLPLHASATLPTITDVGTVATLAMQSNCLTAIQSKAQPEVVGPCHATDVDPISTSLDLISASVVGTALDCHERVLQHHLTLPPQHHHQQQQVQDGSSSSTSSNGHGSTTSTTSSNSSNGSNASNASSNGGNASISNNTTGSIIDVSGVAAANGHHPQHHGSINNNHLNTHHFNNNSASSIDIENSFYEDPFQMM from the exons ATGCGCTCCGATCTGTCCGACGACAAGCACAGTGTGCAGCTGGCCGCGGCCGAAATCGCGGAATCATCCGACACCAGCGGCTTCTACGAGCTAGCCTCGAACGGTTCTACGAACGGAATCATCAATGGAAGCGGACACCATtcgcaccatcaccatcagcagcagcagcagcagcagcaccattcGCAGCCCCATCATCcgcaccagcatcatcatcatcagcagcagcagcagcaccaccaacatcaccaccaacaccacaccAGTCATCATACTGCCCATGCCCAGCATCAGCATGAGCTGCAGCAGGACAAGAACGCAAACCTGCTGCAAAGTGAATCCCTCACGACCCATTCGACCGGTGGCGTTACGCTGAGGGCGACCGCACGACCGAAAAGGGCCACCCGACGCATGCAAATG GAAGCCACCATCGACCCGGACATGACGGACTCAAGCTCGCAGAGTGACGATACGAGCTGCGGTAGCAGCCGTACGGGCAGCCGGGGCAGTAACGGTGGCCGCTCGGGTCAGGGAGCGGCCGGCAatgggagcagcagcagcagtgccgcCCGACGGCGCAAAGGTGCCATGAACGCGAAGGAACGGAACTTACGGCGGCTGGAGTCGAATGAACGCGAACGAATGCGAATGCACAGCTTAAACGATGCGTTTCAG TCACTGCGAGAAGTCATTCCGCACGTCAAAAAGGAGCGGCGGCTTTCGAAGATCGAGACGCTTACCTTGGCGAAGAACTACATCACCGCGCTGACCGACGTTATAATAGTGATGCGCGGTGAAGGAGAAGCGGCGGCAGCCGCCAATGCTGGCCTGCCGCTTCACGCCAGCGCCACGCTGCCCACCATTACCGACGTCGGCACGGTGGCCACGCTAGCGATGCAGAGCAACTGTCTCACGGCGATCCAGAGCAAAGCGCAGCCGGAAGTCGTGGGCCCGTGTCACGCAACCGACGTGGATCCGATTTCCACCTCGCTCGATCTTATATCCGCGTCCGTCGTCGGTACAGCGCTCGACTGCCACGAGCGTGTCCTGCAGCATCATCTCACGCTTCCGccgcagcaccatcatcagcagcaacaggtgcAGGatggtagcagcagtagcaccagcagcaatgGCCACGgctccaccaccagcaccaccagcagcaacagcagcaatggCAGCAACGCCAGCAACGCCAGCAGTAATGGTGGCAACGCgagcatcagcaacaacaccaccggCAGCATCATTGACGTGTCCGGCGTGGCGGCGGCGAACGGCCACCATCCACAACACCACGGTAGCATAAACAACAATCACCTTAATACCCACCATTTCAATAACAATAGCGCTAGCAGTATAGATATCGAAAACAGCTTCTACGAGGATCCATTTCAAATGATGTAA
- the LOC118509849 gene encoding DNA polymerase delta subunit 2-like, whose protein sequence is MLFPEDTNFSNPSADGALERLTVPYTYKSECFHFVKKDFSKQFAFIYASRLEEMLKLLEASVQRKWGSEMPIKRLADLREDCPQKCVIIGTLFKHQELKPSILREISEENQLAPQPPRSHYTNDNDILILEDALQRIKLVGKIDVHSIVTGVVCAVMGYEESDGRFFVEDHIFYEGGPQKELQPLETSPLLVLMSGLNQTAANDFSPSLELLQQWVFGNLEGLVEGHDWEAASIVRIIIAGNSVKASSKPKNHLQSKVTTETDALLGAVKSVDSLIHNLAQSVPVDLMPGEFDPANHMLPQQAMHHCLFPRSVQFSAFKGVPNPYAFELADRYVVGTSGQNVQDVMRYSKIPNALEALRATLRWSHIVPTAPDTLPCYPYYQQDPFIIGDCPHVYFAGNVGEFSTELWTGANGQQTRLVCVPSFSENQSIAVVNLRTMECRKISFKMDGLEGGEE, encoded by the exons ATGTTGTTTCCCGAGGACACAAACTTTTCCAACCCTTCGGCCGACGGCGCACTTGAGCGACTAACAGTGCCGTACACCTACAAATCGGAATGTTTCCATTTCGTGAAGAAAGATTTCTCCAAACAGTTCGCTTTCATCTATGCGTCCCGGTTGGAGGAGATGCTGAAGCTGTTGGAAGCGAGCGTACAGCGCAAGTGGGGCAGCGAAATGCCGATCAAAAGGCTGGCCGATCTGCGTGAGGACTGTCCACAGAAGTGTGTTATTATTGGAACCCTGTTTAAGCACCAG GAACTGAAACCGAGCATCTTGCGGGAAATATCGGAGGAAAATCAGCTGGCTCCACAGCCACCCCGCTCGCACTACACGAACGATAATGATATTTTGATACTGGAAGATGCTCTGCAGCGTATCAAGCTGGTCGGGAAGATAGACGTACACTCGATAGTGACGGGAGTGGTGTGTGCCGTCATGG GATATGAGGAAAGCGATGGACGGTTTTTCGTCGAGGATCACATTTTCTATGAGGGAGGTCCTCAAAAAGAGTTACAGCCTCTGGAAACCTCTCCGTTGCTCGTTTTGATGTCAGGATTAAATCAG ACTGCTGCCAATGATTTTTCTCCTTCACTGGAACTACTGCAACAGTGGGTTTTTGGCAATCTCGAAGGTCTCGTCGAGGGACACGAttgggaagcggccagcatcgtACGCATCATCATCGCGGGCAATTCGGTGAAGGCGAGCTCGAAACCGAAAAATCATCTACAATCGAAGGTCACCACCGAAACGGACGCTCTCCTTGGTGCGGTAAAATCCGTCGACTCGTTGATACACAATCTCGCCCAATCGGTCCCGGTCGACCTGATGCCAGGTGAGTTCGATCCGGCCAATCACATGCTACCGCAGCAAGCGATGCACCACTGTCTGTTTCCGCGTTCGGTGCAGTTCAGTGCGTTCAAGGGTGTACCCAATCCGTACGCCTTTGAGCTAGCCGATCGGTACGTGGTCGGAACGTCCGGGCAGAATGTGCAGGATGTGATGCGTTACTCCAAGATACCGAACGCACTGGAAGCGTTGCGAGCAACGCTACGCTGGAGCCACATCGTACCGACCGCCCCGGATACGTTGCCGTGCTATCCGTACTACCAACAGGATCCATTCATTATCGGCGACTGTCCGCACGTATACTTTGCCGGGAATGTGGGCGAATTCAGTACGGAGCTGTGGACGGGTGCTAACGGGCAACAGACGCGACTGGTATGTGTGCCTTCGTTTTCGGAAAACCAAAGCATCGCTGTCGTTAATCTGCGAACGATGGAATGCCGCAAGATTAGCTTCAAAATGGATGGGTTGGAAGGAGGAGAGGagtga
- the LOC118509851 gene encoding protein D2-like: MSICRLQTRASSIFTTSIRLFSSAIAKSMEKHEVVPDVVPVAPTEVAKVTYPSGAVVSEGNVLTPTQVKDVPKVEWNAESGAMYTLCMTDPDAPSRKEPTYREWHHWLVGNIPGTDVSKGETLSAYVGSGPPQGTGLHRYVFLVYKQDGKLTFDEPRLTNTSADNRGGFAIRKFAEKYKLGNPVAGNLYQAEWDDYVPLLYKQLGA, encoded by the coding sequence ATGTCAATCTGCCGGCTGCAAACTCGTGCATCGTCCATTTTTACCACCTCGATCCGGTTGTTTAGTTCCGCTATTGCGAAAAGCATGGAAAAGCACGAAGTGGTCCCCGACGTGGTGCCGGTTGCCCCGACCGAGGTGGCCAAGGTAACGTACCCGAGCGGCGCGGTCGTCAGCGAGGGAAACGTACTCACCCCGACCCAGGTAAAGGACGTACCGAAGGTGGAGTGGAATGCAGAAAGTGGCGCCATGTACACGCTCTGCATGACCGATCCGGATGCACCGAGCCGCAAGGAACCGACGTACCGCGAATGGCATCACTGGCTGGTTGGAAACATTCCCGGAACCGACGTGTCGAAGGGTGAGACGCTGTCGGCGTACGTTGGCTCGGGACCGCCGCAGGGAACCGGTCTCCATCGTTACGTGTTTCTGGTGTACAAACAAGATGGCAAACTAACGTTCGATGAGCCCCGGCTGACGAATACCAGTGCAGACAATCGTGGCGGATTCGCCATCCGTAAGTTTGCCGAGAAGTATAAGCTGGGCAACCCGGTTGCCGGGAACCTGTATCAGGCCGAATGGGACGATTATGTGCCGCTGCTGTACAAGCAGCTGGGAGCATAA
- the LOC118509850 gene encoding actin-related protein 2/3 complex subunit 1A-B, whose product MTERHTFGGTVNPITCHAWNKDRSQIAISPNNNEVHIYKREGSEWKLTDVLNQHDLRVMGIDWAPNTNRIVTCAVDRNAYVWTQGDDGKWKPTLVLLRINRAATCVRWSPLENKFAVGSGARLISVCYFESENDWWVSKHIKKPIRSTVTSLDWHPNNMLLVAGSTDYKVRVFSAFIKDIEQHPEPTAWGPKKPLGQILAEFKNSSSGGGWVHSVSFSADGNRICWVGHDSAINIGMANGGNVGIKQKTEYLPFLCCEWISPHSILVAGHSCVPLIYTVADSGKIVLAAKLDQSTKKEQSGISAMRIFQSLDRNLRTENSDTNLESIHQNAITSVCVYSGEKGNVQRVSTSGLDGQLVIWDIDTLTRSMQGLKL is encoded by the exons ATGACTGAACGCCATACGTTTGGTGGTACGGTAAACCCCATTACTTGCCATGCCTGGAACAAGGATCGTTCCC AAATTGCTATCTCGCCCAACAACAACGAGGTGCATATCTACAAGCGCGAAGGGTCCGAGTGGAAGTTGACCGATGTGCTGAATCAGCACGATCTGCGCGTGATGGGCATCGATTGGGCACCGAACACCAACCGCATCGTAACCTGTGCCGTCGATCGGAATGCTTACGTGTGGACGCAGGGTGACGATGGCAAGTGGAAACCTACCCTGGTGCTGCTGCGCATCAACCGTGCCGCCACCTGCGTGCGTTGGTCACCGCTGGAGAACAAGTTCGCTGTCGGGTCGGGCGCCCGGCTGATCTCGGTGTGCTACTTCGAGTCCGAGAACGATTGGTGGGTGTCGAAGCACATCAAAAAGCCGATCCGTTCCACGGTAACGTCACTCGACTGGCACCCGAACAATATGCTGCTGGTGGCTGGTTCCACCGACTACAAGGTGCGCGTATTTTCGGCCTTCATCAAGGACATCGAGCAGCACCCGGAACCGACGGCCTGGGGACCGAAGAAACCGCTCGGGCAGATTCTGGCCGAGTTTAAAAACTCGAGCAGCGGTGGTGGCTGGGTGCACAGCGTAAGCTTCTCGGCCGATGGCAATCGGATCTGCTGGGTGGGTCACGATAGTGCGATCAACATCGGCATGGCGAATGGGGGGAACGTGGGCATTAAGCAGAAAACGGAGTACTTACCGTTCCTGTGCTGCGAGTGGATCTCGCCCCACTCGATCCTGGTGGCCGGGCATAGCTGTGTGCCGCTGATTTACACGGTTGCGGACAGTGGTAAGATTGTGCTGGCCGCCAAGCTGGATCAATCGACGAAGAAGGAACAGAGTGGCATTTCGGCAATGCGCATCTTCCAGTCGTTGGATCGCAATCTGCGCACGGAAAACTCCGACACGAACCTGGAATCGATTCACCAGAATGCGATCACTAGCGTTTGCGTGTACAGTGGGGAAAAGGGCAATGTGCAGCGTGTCAGCACGTCCGGACTAGATGGCCAGCTGGTCATTTGGGACATCGATACGCTGACACGGTCCATGCAGGGACTGAAGCTTTAA
- the LOC118509846 gene encoding carnitine O-palmitoyltransferase 2, mitochondrial — MLRVPKTQWVASLANATRNQSTSARPTTGDEYQYLQRSKIPMLHFQPSLPRLPIPELEKTCARYLAAQQPLLAPDAFERTKEAVQQFSQGDGPKLQALLKEFDAKNKHTSYISEPWFDMYLRDRLPLPLNYNPLLMMNPDPRPQYNEPVLRTTNLVISSLRFMKSLRAKTLEPEVFHMNPAKSDTQTFRTVTSLMPSIISTYVAYTFKAFPLDMSQYQGLFGGTRIPEIGKDRIYRNESSRHLLVLRKGNMYAVDVLDAEGNIEQPATLFARFDRLFNDTKTPAADPLGLLTTENRDTWATARTHLTQLGSNAKSLELVDSALFCLCLDESTINPDNPIPAIREFLFGDGTNRWFDKSFSLIVAKDGTAGINFEHSWGDGVAVLRYFQEIFKETTTAPFAQVGLQGADNQSRNAIVPIDFTLDDRVRGAIRTAENNHNAIIDSLDMNYMKYEGINKNVCKKQRISPDSVMQLGFQLAYYKQHGKFVATYESCSTAAFRHGRTETMRPCTVATKAFCEEIERRDGVKKSAAELREMMNQCSAVHGQLTKEAAMGQGFDRHLFGLKHTAQKHGLPLPAIYQDPAYAALNYNILSTSTLSSPALLAGGFGPVVKDGYGIGYNIQDGYLGSVVTSYKPHRNGGEFVDCLRAAYEDIGKVLAATAPAPKDK, encoded by the exons ATGTTACGTGTTCCGAAAACGCAATGGGTTGCCAGCTTGGCTAATGCCACCCGGAACCAGTCTACCTCGGCTCGACCAACGACCGGCGATGAGTATCAGTATCTTCAACGTTCAAAGATACCGATGCTCCATTTCCAACCTTCCCTACCGCGATTGCCCATCCCGGAGCTGGAAAAAACCTGTGCCCGCTATCTGGCCGCTCAGCAACCGTTGCTTGCACCGGATGCCTTCGAGCGCACGAAGGAAGCGGTTCAACAGTTTTCCCAAGGCGATGGACCTAAGCTGCAAGCGCTGCTGAAGGAATTCGatgccaaaaacaaacacaccagcTACATTTCCGAACCATGGTTCGATATGTACCTGCGGGATCGTTTGCCACTGCCACTGAACTACAAtccgctgctgatgatgaatCCGGACCCACGGCCACAGTACAACGAGCCGGTGTTGCGGACGACCAATCTGGTAATTAGCTCGTTACGGTTCATGAAATCGTTGCGGGCCAAAACGCTTGAGCCGGAAGTTTTCCACATGAATCCGGCCAAAAGCGATACGCAGACGTTCCGCACGGTCACTTCGCTAATGCCGTCGATCATCTCCACGTACGTGGCGTACACGTTCAAGGCATTTCCGCTCGACATGAGCCAATATCAGGGCCTCTTCGGTGGCACTCGCATTCCGGAGATTGGCAAGGATCGAATTTATCGTAACGAGTCCTCCCGCCACCTGCTGGTGCTTCGCAAAGGAAACATGTACGCAGTGGATGTGCTAGATGCGGAAG GGAACATTGAACAACCGGCCACACTGTTTGCAAGGTTTGATCGGCTTTTCAACGACACCAAAACTCCGGCAGCCGATCCGCTAGGACTGTTGACGACCGAAAACCGTGACACGTGGGCAACGGCTCGCACACATCTTACCCAGCTGGGCAGCAACGCCAAATCACTCGAGCTGGTCGATTCGGCACTGTTCTGTCTCTGTCTGGACGAGTCGACGATCAACCCGGACAACCCCATACCTGCCATTCGTGAGTTCCTGTTCGGCGATGGTACAAACCGATGGTTCGACAAATCGTTTTCGCTGATCGTTGCAAAGGATGGGACGGCGGGCATCAATTTCGAACATTCCTGGGGTGACGGTGTTGCCGTGCTGCGCTACTTTCAGGAAATCTTCAAAGAAACCACAACGGCACCGTTCGCCCAGGTCGGACTGCAGGGAGCCGACAACCAGTCGCGGAATGCGATCGTTCCAATCGATTTTACGCTGGACGATCGTGTGCGGGGCGCAATCCGGACGGCTGAAAACAATCACAACGCGATCATCGATTCGCTCGACATGAACTACATGAAGTACGAAGGAATTAACAAGAACGTCTGCAAAAAGCAACGCATCAGCCCCGATTCGGTAATGCAGCTCGGGTTTCAGCTGGCGTACTACAAGCAGCATGGCAAGTTTGTGGCCACCTACGAGTCGTGCAGTACGGCCGCTTTCCGGCACGGCCGTACGGAAACGATGCGACCGTGTACGGTCGCGACGAAAGCGTTTTGCGAGGAAATCGAACGACGCGACGGGGTAAAGAAGAGTGCGGCCGAATTGCGCGAAATGATGAACCAATGCTCTGCCGTACACGGACAGCTAACGAAGGAAGCCGCCATGGGCCAAGGGTTCGATAGGCATCTGTTCGGGTTGAAGCACACGGCACAGAAGCATGGACTACCGCTGCCAGCCATCTACCAAGATCCGGCGTATGCGGCTCTCAATTACAACATTCTGTCGACGAGTACGCTTTCATCGCCGGCCCTGTTAGCCGGTGGGTTTGGGCCGGTCGTAAAGGATGGGTACGGAATCGGGTACAACATACAGGACGGTTATTTGGGCAGTGTCGTTACGAGCTACAAACCGCACCGGAATGGGGGCGAGTTTGTCGACTGTCTGCGGGCGGCATACGAAGACATTGGCAAAGTGCTGGCCGCCACCGCGCCAGCACCCAAAGATAAATGA